CCCCTAGAGGAGAAAGCCCTCACCCGGCGCTTCGCGCCGACCTCTCCCGCAAGCGGGCGAGGTGAACCGAGTTCGCGGCACGCGACTCAACCCAAAGCCATTCCGCGTTAGACGGCAGATATCACGGCCCGAGGCCGACGAGGCTGGTGCCGCCGCAGACATAGAGCACCTGGCCGGTGACGAAATCCGAGTGCTCGTCGAGGAAGAACGAGATCGCGTGCGCGACGTCCTCGCGCGAGCCGAGCCGCCCGACCGGCACGTTGCGCGCCATCCGCTCCTGCTGCTCGGAGCCCTTCGGGATGATGCCCCAGAAATTGTCGGTGAGGATCGGCCCTGGAGCTACGACATTCACGGTGATGCCGCTCGCGGCAAGCTCCAGCGCCCAGGTCCGCGCCATGCCGTGCACGCCGGCCTTGGTCGCCGAATAGGCCGAGCGCGTCGCCGCGCCCATCGCGGCACGCGAGGAGACGAACACGATGCGCCCGAAGCGGCGCGCCAGCATCCCCTCCAGCGCGGCCTGGGTCAGCAGCATCGGCGCGCCCAGATGCAGCTGCGCCAGCATCAAGATGTCTTCCGGCCTGGCATCGGGCAGCAGGTTTGGCAGGATCACGCCGGCATTGTGCACGAGGCGGTCGATGGCGTGATCGCGGCAAATCTCCTGCGCGATTTCGCGCGTCTCCGCGAGATTGGACAGATCGGCGCAATAGGCCGTGAGCAACTCGTGCGTCCATGTCGGCTGCTCCAACCCGACTGAAACGACGCGCTCGCCGCGCGCGACGAGCTTCTTCGCCAGGGCCTCGCCGATCCCGGAATTGCCGCCGGTGATGAGGGTGGTGCGCGCCTCGCCCATGATCAGACCTCCTCGATCAGACTTGCCGCTTCTTGAGGTCGCGCAGGTCGAAGAACGCGCCCTCGCGCATCAGTTTGGTGACGAAGTCTTTCAGCCCGCCGCGCTGGATCTTCTCGGTGGCCGTCAGAGGCAGGCTGTCGACGAAAGCGACCCAACCGGGCGCCTTGTAATAGGCCATCTGCTCCAGGCTCCAGCGCACGATCTCTTCGGCCAGCGCGCGGTCGGCGCCGGCTTTCTCAGTGATGATCACGGCTGCGACCTCGTCACCGCGCACCTGATCAGGCGTCGCGGCGACCGCGGCCTGCCGGATCGCGGGATGGCGGTTGAGGACGGATTCGACCTCGACCGCGGCGATGTTCTCGCCGGAGCGGCGGATCACGTTCTTCTTGCGATCGACGAAATGCAGATCGCCGTCGGCATCGCGCGACACGATATCGCCGGTGTGCAGCCAGCCGCCTGCCCACGCTTCAGCGGTGGCCGCCTCGTTCTTCAGATATTCGCGGAAGAAACCGTAGTGCGGGTCGGAGCCTGTCCGCCGCACCAGCAGCTCGCCTGGCACCTCCACCGGCGCATCGTTGCCGCCATCGTCGACGATCCGAATCTCGACCTCAGGGGCCGGACGACCAAAGCAGCTGGTGCCGACCTTGCGCGGCTCGACATTGGCGGCGATGACGCCGCCGCTGCCGGTCTCGGTCATTGCCCAGGCTTCCAGCAGCGGAAAGCCGAAGCGCTGCTCGAACGGCGCATGCAGCAGCTTGTCGACCCCGGCACCGAATCCGAAGCGCACGCTGTGCGCGCGATCCTGTTCCGACGCCGGTGCGCTCATCAGCATCGAGGGCATCACGCCGAGATAGTGCAGGCAGGTGGCGCGGCTGCCACGCACGGACGCCCACCAGGAGCGAGGATGGAAGCGATCGAGCATGGTCAGGCAGCCGCCGACCGACAGCATCGCCATCAGCGACACCGCCATCGCGTTCATGTGGAACAGCGGCAACGGCGTGATCATGCGCTCGCCCTCAGGCTTGAGATCGATCAGGCCGCCGACATCCCGATACCAATTGCCGGAATGCAGGAAATAAATGTTGGTGAGCACGCAGCCCTTGGGCTGGCCCGTCGTCCCTGACGTATAGAGCAGCGCGCATTCGGTCGAGCCATCGCCCGCGCTCGCGGGCCGCGCGCCGCCGAAAGGCGCGGGAACGTCGCCCTCCTCCGTCACGACAGGGATCGGCCGGCCGGCCTGACGGGCCGCCGTCTCCACCTCGTCACGCCGATCGGCGAGCACGAAGGCCGCGTTCATCTCGGAATGCGCGATGATGTATTCGAGTTCGCTGAGGCGCAGATCCGGGTTGATCGGCACCACGGAGACGCCGAGCGCGTTGAGTGCGAACCACAATTCGACGAAAACAGGCCTGTTCTGGAGTAGCAGCCCGACGCGGTGGCCTTCGCCATAGCCGCGGCTTGCGAAGGCCGCGCGCCAACGCTCAACCCGATCGAGCATGGCGCGGTAGGTAATCTCACCGGCGGCGATGCCGTAGATCTCAGCGGTTTCCGGCAGGACGTTGAGAAAGCCTACCTCGCCCCGGCGGAGCGTGGTCTCGCGAAAGCGTTGGTAGACTGTGGTCGCAGCGGTCAAGGCAGTCTCACATGAAAAGCTGAATGTTGCCGAACGGCGCATCGAAATTGACGAGATCGACCCGCTTGAGCCTGATCTTCAGGGCATCGCCGACCTGGACGAGATCGTGCGAGGCCCAGCCGGAATAACGCTCCAGCATGTCGCCGCGCGTCTCCGTGTAGATGTAGGACGTCCGCGCCTTGAACACGCCGGCTTCAGGAACGCACGCCACGATCCTGGGCGACTGGAGCAGATGATGACAGCGGCTCTTCGGCTTCTGGCTGAAGGTGCGCTCGCCGGCAAGGCGTTCGACACGGACTTTCAGGAGCAGCAGATCTTCGTACATCAGGGACGGCTGCAGCACCGGATCCTGCTGTTGCCATTCCAGCGGCATCCAGTAGCGTCCCTCCGGGTGAAACAGATCGAGCCAGGCCTGCCACTGCATCGTATCGAGCAGCTCGGCCTCGCGGTAGATGAACTCTGCGATGTCCTTCTCGTCGATCATTCCGCGGCCTCGATGCGCTTGCCCATGTCCATGGTCATGAATTTGGCCCAGGCGTGGAACTGGTTTCGCATCTGCCGCTCCGACGTGCCGTTGATGACAGCCGTGACGTCCTGCTCCTCATGGCCGTCGTAGAGCCGCCGCAGATTGACCCATTGGTTGCCGTTGGACTTCAACCCTTCCTGCGCCCGTTCGTACATCTCGAGATCGTCGTGTCCGACGATCGAGGTCGGCGCGTTGATGAAGCGATTGTACATCAGTGCCCGCTCGTACAGCTTGTCGGGCGCGCCCACCAGGCGATAGACCCAGCTCTCGACCAGCGTCTTGTCGACCGCGATGGGGATGAAATTGCGCAGGATCTGGACGGCGCCCTTCACCATGATGTTGGGGAAATAGACCGTGTTGTGCCTGACCTCGCCGAGGATTTCGTGGGCGCGCTGCTCGCCATAGGCCGCGACCATCTGGTCGAGATAGCCTGAAACATCCTGATAGTTCGAATGGATGGAGTTGGCGACGCCGGTATGGCCGTGGCCGTTCGGCCAGATCCTGATGCCGCTCTGCTCGTAGAACTCGTACGGGCTCATGAAGGGACCGTAGAGCTGCACCGCCATCGGCGTCTCCGTGGAATCGCCCTGCTCACGCTTCCAGACCTTGACCGCCGTTCCGGCCGAGCTCTCATGCGCGACCATGGGATGGCAGGTGTCGGTCTGGTTCTCGACCAGCATCTTCCAATTGCAGGTGTGCATATAGCGGATCGGCGTCGCCTGGACTGCCAGCTTCCCCTCCGGCGAGCGGTCGACCATGTTGTCGATGGTCGAGAGGCTTTCACCGAAATAATCCTCGAAGGAGACGCCTGAAACGCTGAGGCGGGCGAAGATGAAATCCCGGTAGATGACGACGTTTTTGACTTTCGACAGCCCCTCATTGGCCTGGGTGTCGCCGAAGCCGGTGCCCTCATAGCCCTTCTTCAGGGGGATCGCGAGCAGCGAGCCGTCGGTCTTGAAGGACCAGGCATGATAGGGGCAGCGGAAAAACTTTCCGGTGTTGCCACAAGGCTCGGAGGCGATCTTCACGCCCTTGTGCGGGCAGCGATTGTAAAACACGTGAATCGAGCCGTCGCTATGGCGGCTCGCCATGACAGGCTGCCGGCCAATATTGGCCGTGATGAAATCGCCAGGCTTCGCCAGCTGGCTCGCATGGCCGACATAGATCCAGCTGTTCGGGAACAGGTGCTCCATCTCGAGCTCGAAGATCTCGGGGTCGACATAGACGTCGCGGTGCACCTCGGCCTCGCGCACCAGCGCCGCAATCGCCTCGGCATTCTCTCCATATTTCTTCATGTCGTCCCTCGCCCCTAGAGATCCAGCACCAGACGTTCCGACTTGGCGCGTGACACGCAGATCTGCATGACCTTGTTGGACGCCTTCTCGTCATCGCTGAGGATGACATCGCGATGATCAGGCACCCCCTCGATGACGCCGCACTGGCAGATGCCGCAATCGCCGCGCTGGCAGTCGTAGAGGACCTCCAACCCGGCGGCTTCCAGCGCCTGGATGATGGTCTGTCCCGCCGCGACGCCGACGACCTGCCCGGTCGAGATGATCTCGACCTCGAACGGCCGGTCGGGTGAGGACGGCTGTTCGGATTTGAAGAGCTCATAATGGATGCGGTCGGCTGACACGCCGGCGGCAAGCGCGCCCGCCTTCACCGCGTCGATCATGCCTGAGGGGCCGCAGACATAGATGTGGGCGTTCGCGGCGGCAGCGCCGAGCGCAGCGGCGATGTCGAGCCGAGACTCGTCGCTGTCGTAGTGAACAGAGAGGCTCTTGGCGCAGATGGCCTGCAATTGCGGCAGGAACGCCAGCAGCCCTTGCGTGCGCCCCGCATAGTGCAAGCGATAAGGGCTCCCCCGCGCCGCGAGCTCCGCCGCCATCGACAGAACGGGCGTGATGCCGATGCCGCCGGCAAACAGCAGCGCCGGCGCGCTCCCCTCGTGCAGGCAAAAATTGTTGACCGGCGCGCTCGCCTTGACGACATCGCCGACCTTCAGCGCGTGCATGAATTGCGAGCCGCCGGTCGAGGCCTCCTCGCGCAGCACCCCGAGGGCCAGCGCATCCTCAGGCAGGCCCGGCAACGCCATCAGCGAGTACGGGCGGTCGCCTCCGTCAGGGAGCGCCACGCGCAGATGCGCGCCGGCCTGCCATCGCGGCACGACACCGTCCTCCACGCCAAACACAAGGCTCCGTACGAACGGCGTCTCCGCGGCATACGACCTGACCTTGAGCTTGAGCGGATGCGCGTCCATTCAGGCGTCTCGTGAATTATATGAATTTGCATATTTTTAGACATGTAATAATTGCCTGTCAATCGCCGGCGCGGGACAGGTCCGGCCGGGCGCTTATTGCGCCACTAACTATTTGCGAAGATGGAGCTCTTGGTGCGTTGCGCGTGTGCAATTGCATGTGCATTCATGCAGACTGTCGCGGGGCTTGCTCCGCCTCTCCCGCTTGCGGGAGAGGCCGACACGCCCCGGGCGATGCGAAGCATCGTCCCGAGCGTGGCGGGTGAGGGTTCTTTCCTCTGGGGGATTGCCCCATTGCGGAGGCACCCTCTCCCCAGCCCTCTCCCGCAAGCGGGAGAGGGAGCGCACTGCCGATGCTGCCGCATCGTGCTCCCATATGCGATTGCCCTGCAACCCAACCGGCCGTTACGGCAGGTTGTCGCGCAGGAAAATGTCGATCCGGATGCGCTCCTGGTCGGGGCTGATCGGCTCTTCCATGCAATGCGCCAGCAGCACCCGCGCGGCGGAGCGCGCCTCGTGGCCGGGGTCCTGGTTGATGATCGCATCGAGCGTGCCGCGCACCAGGAAGCGCCGCGTATGCTGGGTCAGCTCATGGGTGATCCAGACCACGTCGCGCGCGCGGCCGGACGCCTCGAGCGCCTCGGCAATGCCGCGATTGCCGGCGCCGCAGCAATAGATGCCGCGCAGGTCGGCATGGCGCTTCAGCAGCGCGGTGGTCAGCTCCCGCGTGCGCACGCTGTCGTCGCGGCCCTCCATGAGGGGCAATGTCGCGAGGTTCGGATGCTCGCTGGACAATATCTGGTGGAAGCCGAATTGCCGCTCGGTGTGATCGCGCAGCGACAACGATCCGGCGATGACGGCGACCTTCCCTTCGCGGCCTGCGAGGAAGCGCCCCATCAGCGTCGCCGCGGTCCGGCCCGCGGCCGGATTGTCGATACCGACATAGTGCAGACGGCGCGAGCTCGGCGCATCCGACACAAGGGTCACCACGACGACCCCGCGAGCGGTCAGTTCGTCGATCGCGCCGCGGACCTTGGGATGGTCGAGCGCGACCACGGCGACCCCCTGATAGACCGGCGGCAAATCATCCAACGCGCCGGCAAGGACATCAGGATCGAACACGTCGACGTGGAGGATGTCGATGAAGCCGCGCTGGCCGGCAAGCCAGTCGGCGGTGCGCTGGACCTGCTCGGACAGATTGGTCATGAAGCTGTTGCTGCCCGTCGGCAGCACGAAGGCGAAACGAAACGTCTGTCCGCGGGCGAGACGTGCAGCCGCGACGTCGGCACGATAGCCGAGCTTTGCCACCGCGGCCTCGACACGCGCGACAGTCTTGGCGCGCACGCCTTCGCGCCTGTTGACGACGCGATCGACGGTGGCGAGCGAAACCCCCGCGGCGCGCGCGACGTCCTCGAGTGTGGCGCGAACCATGGGCTGGGTCGCGCTATCCGTCATTCGCGCGCCGCCCACAGCATGCCGCGGGTCATCAACGTCCGGATCTCCGGCACGTCGAGCTCGTAGGCACGATGACCGAGCGAGGAATAGAATACCCGGCCCGCGCCATATGGCTTCTTCCAGACCACGGGCATCAGCACGCCATCGATCCAGGATGCGTGCTCGCCGGTGAAGGTCGTCGTCGCCAGCACTTCAATCGCGGGGTCGACATGCATGTAATACTGCTCGGAACGATGCTCGAAACTCTTCAGGCCCTTCATGATGGGATCGTCGGGCTTGGTCACGTCGACCTTGTAATCGATGATGTTGCCGGGATGCGCAACCCACTGCCCGCCGCACATGAATTGGTAATCCACGGAATCGCGGAACGCATCGCACATGCCGCCATGATGACCGGCGAGCCCGACGCCGCTGCGCACCGCCGCACAGAGATTGAGCGCATCCGCTTTCTCGATCTTCGACATGGTGTAGATCGGGATGATCAGCGAGAGATCATGGATCCCGGGATCGCCGAATGCCTCGGTCGTGGTTTCGATCCGGACATCGAAGCCTTCCGCCTTCAGCCAGCCGCGGATCATCGAGGCACAGAGATCGGGATCGTGTCCCGGCCAGCCGCCCCATACAATCAATGCCTTGCGCATGCTCATTCCCTCAGTCGATCTGTCCGGTTTCACGTCCGGCCGGCAGCATCGCCGGCCGCTCGACGCGGTTTTCGATCTTGACCCGGCGGCCTTCGTCCGCCGAGGTCTGGAACGCCTCCATCACCTCGAGCACGTGGAAGGCGAGCGCGCCGCTGGCGCGGTGTGGCCGGTTGTTCAGGATCGCCGAGGCCATGTCGGCGACGCCGATCGAGCGGAACTCGCCTTCGACATGACCGTGCGTCAACGGCATCGTCTCAAATTCGCCGCCGGTCTTGGCGACCTGCACCTCGCCCCCGAAGCGATTCGGGTCGGGCACCAGCATGCTGCCCTTGTCGCCATAGATCTCGATCGGCGCGTGGCGGTGCTTCGGCACATCGAAGCTCATCGTAACAGAGACGACCGCTCCGTTCTCGAATTCGAGCGTGCCCGCGACGTGGGTCGACACCTCGACTGGAATCAAGGTGCCGCTCATCGGCTGGCTGGTGACCAGACGCTCGGATCTCGGGCGCGCGGTCGAGCCCATCACGCTGGCGACAGGCCCCAGCAGTTGCACGAGATCGGTGATGTAATACGGCCCCATGTCCAGCATCGGCCCGCCGCCGCGCGAATAGTAGAAGCCCGGCGCCGGATGCCAGCGCTCGTGGCCGGGGCAGCCGAAGAAGGCGCTGCCCGCGACCGGCGTGCCGATCGCGCCGTCGTCGATCAGCTTGCGCGCCGTCTGGTGCCCGCCGCCGAGGAACGTGTCGGGCGCGCAGCCGACGCGCAGGTTCTTCTGCGCGGCGAGATCCATCACCTTGCGGGCTTCAGCGACGTTGATGCCGAGCGGCTTCTCGGAATGGACGTGCTTGCCGGCGTTCAGCACGGCGAGGCTGACATCGGTATGGGCGAGCGGCACGGTGAGATTGACCACGATCTCGACATCGTCGCGCTTGAGCAGCTGGTCGACCCGCATCGCGGGCAGGTTGAAGGCGGCGCCCTGGCGCTCCGCGACATCGCTGCGCATGTCGGCGAGCGCCCTCACCTCCATGACCGGAAAGCGCTGCGCTGCCTTGAGGTAAGCGGTGCTGATGACACCGCAGCCGATGATTCCGACGCCGACTTTTCTCATTCTTGTCTCCGTGAAGTCTTATTCATCCCTTGACCGCGCCCGCCGTCAGGCCGGCGACGATGTGCTTTTGCGCCAGCAGGAACAGAATGATCGTCGGCAGGATGGTGAGCGTGATGAAGGCGAGGATCAGGTGCCATTCGGACGAATATTCGCCCTGGTAGACCATGATGCCGAGCGGCCAGGGATAGAGCGCATCGGTGTTGAGCATCACCAGCGGCAGCAGGTAGGCATTCCAGCTGTTGACGAAGGTGATGGTGCCGACGGTCGCCAGGATCGGCCGCGACAATGGCAACGTCACGTAACGAAAGAACTTGATGTAGCTGCAGCCGTCGACCAGCGCGGCCTCCAGCAGCTCATAGGGAATGTCCTTGAAGAAGCGGCGCAGCAGCAGCACGCTCATGGCGAGGCTGAAGGCCACTTGCGGCAGCGCAACGCCGAAATAGGTGTCGAGCAGGCCGAGATCGCGCACCTTGATGAACAGCGGCAGCACGGCGGTCGCCGCCGGAAACAACAGGCCGAGCGTCAAATAGCTCAGCAGCATCGACGAGCCGAAGAACCTGACGTGAGCGAAGGTGAACGCCGCCATCGAGGCCGTGATCAGCGTCAATGTCACCGTGAGGGTCGAGATGATCAGCGAGTTGCGCAGCAGTTGCCAGTAGCGCCCCGAGAACAGGATGTCGGCGTAGTTCTGCCATTCCCAATGATGGGGCAGACCGAACGGATTGACGCGCAATTCGCCGAGCGATTTGAAGCCGCCGAGCAGGGTTGCCAGCAGCGGCACCAGCACGAAGATGGCAACGATGCCGAGAAACGCCGCCTTGAACAGCACGGCGGGATCGAACGGAGCGCGGGCAGTTTCTGCACTATTCATCGCGCATGAACCATCGCTTGTAGGTGAAGGCAAAGGTCACGCAGATCGCGAACAGGATGACGCCGATGGCGCTGCCATAGCCGACGCGCATGCGCGAGATGCCGTTGTTGTAGAGGAAACTCACCATGGTGTTGGAGGAATCCGCCGGTCCCCCGCGCGTCAGCGGCATGACGAGATCGAACAGCTGCAGCGAGCCGACGATGGCGAAGAACACCGAGAGCCGGATGGTCGGGTAGAGCAAGGGAATCACGACATGGCGCAGGGTTTGCGAACGCGTCGCGCCGTCGATCCGCGCCGCCTCGACCAGGCTCTTGTCGAGGCTCTGCAGCGCCGCGATGAACAGCATCATGTGGAAGCCGAAATACTTCCACACGATCACGATCAGCACCGCCAGCATGGCCGTGTCGGTCGAGGCGAGCAGATACGGCGGCTCGGCGCCGAAGAAGCGCCAGATCGACGCGACAAGACCGTAGTCGCCGTCATAGACGAAGGAGAAGATCAACCCGGTCGCGATCTCCGCCAGGATGTAGGGCATGAAGAACAGCATGCGCAGCGCCACCGCGCCGCGAAACTT
This genomic interval from Bradyrhizobium guangzhouense contains the following:
- a CDS encoding aromatic-ring-hydroxylating dioxygenase subunit beta, with translation MIDEKDIAEFIYREAELLDTMQWQAWLDLFHPEGRYWMPLEWQQQDPVLQPSLMYEDLLLLKVRVERLAGERTFSQKPKSRCHHLLQSPRIVACVPEAGVFKARTSYIYTETRGDMLERYSGWASHDLVQVGDALKIRLKRVDLVNFDAPFGNIQLFM
- a CDS encoding Gfo/Idh/MocA family protein, translating into MRKVGVGIIGCGVISTAYLKAAQRFPVMEVRALADMRSDVAERQGAAFNLPAMRVDQLLKRDDVEIVVNLTVPLAHTDVSLAVLNAGKHVHSEKPLGINVAEARKVMDLAAQKNLRVGCAPDTFLGGGHQTARKLIDDGAIGTPVAGSAFFGCPGHERWHPAPGFYYSRGGGPMLDMGPYYITDLVQLLGPVASVMGSTARPRSERLVTSQPMSGTLIPVEVSTHVAGTLEFENGAVVSVTMSFDVPKHRHAPIEIYGDKGSMLVPDPNRFGGEVQVAKTGGEFETMPLTHGHVEGEFRSIGVADMASAILNNRPHRASGALAFHVLEVMEAFQTSADEGRRVKIENRVERPAMLPAGRETGQID
- a CDS encoding carbohydrate ABC transporter permease is translated as MAIASPINVAGEAAPQALRGPGWDGRFTVLILFLPPALLLFTLFVVLPIGEAAWYSGFNWNGFGRPTQWIGFDNYRFVLETRAFWLALRNNGLIIAVSLAIQLPLALTLALMLAEKFRGAVALRMLFFMPYILAEIATGLIFSFVYDGDYGLVASIWRFFGAEPPYLLASTDTAMLAVLIVIVWKYFGFHMMLFIAALQSLDKSLVEAARIDGATRSQTLRHVVIPLLYPTIRLSVFFAIVGSLQLFDLVMPLTRGGPADSSNTMVSFLYNNGISRMRVGYGSAIGVILFAICVTFAFTYKRWFMRDE
- a CDS encoding Rieske 2Fe-2S domain-containing protein, translated to MKKYGENAEAIAALVREAEVHRDVYVDPEIFELEMEHLFPNSWIYVGHASQLAKPGDFITANIGRQPVMASRHSDGSIHVFYNRCPHKGVKIASEPCGNTGKFFRCPYHAWSFKTDGSLLAIPLKKGYEGTGFGDTQANEGLSKVKNVVIYRDFIFARLSVSGVSFEDYFGESLSTIDNMVDRSPEGKLAVQATPIRYMHTCNWKMLVENQTDTCHPMVAHESSAGTAVKVWKREQGDSTETPMAVQLYGPFMSPYEFYEQSGIRIWPNGHGHTGVANSIHSNYQDVSGYLDQMVAAYGEQRAHEILGEVRHNTVYFPNIMVKGAVQILRNFIPIAVDKTLVESWVYRLVGAPDKLYERALMYNRFINAPTSIVGHDDLEMYERAQEGLKSNGNQWVNLRRLYDGHEEQDVTAVINGTSERQMRNQFHAWAKFMTMDMGKRIEAAE
- a CDS encoding LacI family DNA-binding transcriptional regulator; the protein is MTDSATQPMVRATLEDVARAAGVSLATVDRVVNRREGVRAKTVARVEAAVAKLGYRADVAAARLARGQTFRFAFVLPTGSNSFMTNLSEQVQRTADWLAGQRGFIDILHVDVFDPDVLAGALDDLPPVYQGVAVVALDHPKVRGAIDELTARGVVVVTLVSDAPSSRRLHYVGIDNPAAGRTAATLMGRFLAGREGKVAVIAGSLSLRDHTERQFGFHQILSSEHPNLATLPLMEGRDDSVRTRELTTALLKRHADLRGIYCCGAGNRGIAEALEASGRARDVVWITHELTQHTRRFLVRGTLDAIINQDPGHEARSAARVLLAHCMEEPISPDQERIRIDIFLRDNLP
- a CDS encoding SDR family NAD(P)-dependent oxidoreductase codes for the protein MGEARTTLITGGNSGIGEALAKKLVARGERVVSVGLEQPTWTHELLTAYCADLSNLAETREIAQEICRDHAIDRLVHNAGVILPNLLPDARPEDILMLAQLHLGAPMLLTQAALEGMLARRFGRIVFVSSRAAMGAATRSAYSATKAGVHGMARTWALELAASGITVNVVAPGPILTDNFWGIIPKGSEQQERMARNVPVGRLGSREDVAHAISFFLDEHSDFVTGQVLYVCGGTSLVGLGP
- a CDS encoding carbohydrate ABC transporter permease is translated as MNSAETARAPFDPAVLFKAAFLGIVAIFVLVPLLATLLGGFKSLGELRVNPFGLPHHWEWQNYADILFSGRYWQLLRNSLIISTLTVTLTLITASMAAFTFAHVRFFGSSMLLSYLTLGLLFPAATAVLPLFIKVRDLGLLDTYFGVALPQVAFSLAMSVLLLRRFFKDIPYELLEAALVDGCSYIKFFRYVTLPLSRPILATVGTITFVNSWNAYLLPLVMLNTDALYPWPLGIMVYQGEYSSEWHLILAFITLTILPTIILFLLAQKHIVAGLTAGAVKG
- a CDS encoding ThuA domain-containing protein, whose translation is MRKALIVWGGWPGHDPDLCASMIRGWLKAEGFDVRIETTTEAFGDPGIHDLSLIIPIYTMSKIEKADALNLCAAVRSGVGLAGHHGGMCDAFRDSVDYQFMCGGQWVAHPGNIIDYKVDVTKPDDPIMKGLKSFEHRSEQYYMHVDPAIEVLATTTFTGEHASWIDGVLMPVVWKKPYGAGRVFYSSLGHRAYELDVPEIRTLMTRGMLWAARE
- a CDS encoding PDR/VanB family oxidoreductase; amino-acid sequence: MDAHPLKLKVRSYAAETPFVRSLVFGVEDGVVPRWQAGAHLRVALPDGGDRPYSLMALPGLPEDALALGVLREEASTGGSQFMHALKVGDVVKASAPVNNFCLHEGSAPALLFAGGIGITPVLSMAAELAARGSPYRLHYAGRTQGLLAFLPQLQAICAKSLSVHYDSDESRLDIAAALGAAAANAHIYVCGPSGMIDAVKAGALAAGVSADRIHYELFKSEQPSSPDRPFEVEIISTGQVVGVAAGQTIIQALEAAGLEVLYDCQRGDCGICQCGVIEGVPDHRDVILSDDEKASNKVMQICVSRAKSERLVLDL
- a CDS encoding ATP-dependent acyl-CoA ligase; its protein translation is MTAATTVYQRFRETTLRRGEVGFLNVLPETAEIYGIAAGEITYRAMLDRVERWRAAFASRGYGEGHRVGLLLQNRPVFVELWFALNALGVSVVPINPDLRLSELEYIIAHSEMNAAFVLADRRDEVETAARQAGRPIPVVTEEGDVPAPFGGARPASAGDGSTECALLYTSGTTGQPKGCVLTNIYFLHSGNWYRDVGGLIDLKPEGERMITPLPLFHMNAMAVSLMAMLSVGGCLTMLDRFHPRSWWASVRGSRATCLHYLGVMPSMLMSAPASEQDRAHSVRFGFGAGVDKLLHAPFEQRFGFPLLEAWAMTETGSGGVIAANVEPRKVGTSCFGRPAPEVEIRIVDDGGNDAPVEVPGELLVRRTGSDPHYGFFREYLKNEAATAEAWAGGWLHTGDIVSRDADGDLHFVDRKKNVIRRSGENIAAVEVESVLNRHPAIRQAAVAATPDQVRGDEVAAVIITEKAGADRALAEEIVRWSLEQMAYYKAPGWVAFVDSLPLTATEKIQRGGLKDFVTKLMREGAFFDLRDLKKRQV